The following DNA comes from Lates calcarifer isolate ASB-BC8 linkage group LG2, TLL_Latcal_v3, whole genome shotgun sequence.
GCATCAGTTTagttgtctctgtgtgtttgtatacacTGTGAGTGTAACATACTGTCtgcatctgtatttgtttgtttcactaaAATATCTGTATTTGCATTTATATCTGTATTTGAGCGGGTTGggtttatatgtatatatggcttcatttactgtatttcattGTTTCTACTAACATTTATATTCCTCATACATTGCTCCTTCTTATGTCTGATAttgcatgatttttttctgaaaagctGGCACTGTATAGATAATAGGAAGAGACTTTAAGGTGGGTCTGGAGTGGTTgataaaaaaggagaaatggcAGTAATAACTCATTTTTCTCagttctccatctgtctctcccctGCCAGGTGGACACCTCATTGGTTCACTTCGTGTGCAGCATTGCAGCTCGTATCTTGGCTTTCACTAACTCCTGCCTCAACCCCTTTGCCCTCTACCTGCTGAGCAAGACCTTCAAGACGCAGTTCAACCAGCagctctgttgctgctgtcgTATGATCCTCAAACATTACGCACAGAGCCCGACACATTACAACACACATGTGACCTCTGTCCGCAGCACGCATTACTCTATGGCGAGCCTGAGCATGATCAATGGTAGACAGATCTTTCAGGAGgattgtgtgtaagtgtgtgtgtgtgtgtgtgtgaatactgtctatatatatatatatatatatatatatatatatatatatatatagagagagagagagagagagagagagaaagagagagatatgGATATACACACGTTTTTGTTGCCTCTTTGGAACTTCTCCAATATATAAAACCCTGTTGGGATCAATAGTCCTCATGGGGAACAAAGTCAGTCCTAATGGGGCAAATCATAATTTCCAAGGAAGAAGAATTAAGAATTAATATTAGGTTAAGGTTACACTGGGTTATATTGGAGGACAGTAGAATGTACTAAAAAGAACAGCGGAGTGTGCATGTCAGTTCCCCACATAATACAATGAGACCATGAATCACTTTGAGACAAATATTATATCCACTTTCAACCCATTGCTCTTTTGGTGATGTATTTGTGTGATAAACTCCAAGTGTTCTTTCATTTATAGTCAGAGCACACGCCAACTGCTTTGTTGTGACAGCATGATttttagaggtttttttttattattttttagagTTTTTGCTTTTGAGTCAGTGGTCTAGTTAACTACATCTGGACACATGATGTGATCTGATGGATATCATCAAAATGCTTTAATAAAACGTGTTAGTCATGGACTGTTGTGTAATTCATAAAATCAATTAAGGTAATGGGActtcagagagacaaaaacacaatcaaaaccAGTGTCAGTCTTGAGAAAAGGCAGAATAGGGAGGATAACCCCAGCAGAGCCAAGACAATGGTATCAATCAATGTGctttaaaatgtgatatttctTATATCGATGGAGATGCTACTGAATATGTGTACTATTCTGCCTGCACCATGTTGCTGTATATGTGTAATATTTCTAAATGTCACAAGCTGTGATAACTGTGAAACCTTAAGCGTACCTTCAGAGATGTACATTAAATGTAAGTTGTCCTCTGGTTACAGATTGTTTACAgagctgtgtttcagttgtaCACAGTGTGgaaaattaacaaatgtttgtgttggtgACTACATTTGTAATTTAGTATTGGATTATGCAAtgtgctgtctgtttttgttgttattgtgttaaTTCAATTTACATGCAATTCTCAAAGAAATTAAACTGAGGTTTGAACTGTATGTGTTTAGCTTAGAGATATTGCATTGTGCATTTCTCTCACCAGGAAAAATcatatagaaataataaaaatgacagtCAAATTAGTGTGTACTGAATCACTTTCTACATTGTATTGCACTGTGACAGTGGATCCTTATGTACGCCTTTGTACTTTAGTTATGTTTAGGGTTTTGGTTCTGTTGACTGTGTATACACCACGTAGCTTCTGCAGCGTTTTTATTGGACATGCTTATTCTGCACTGTCACATGCTGGATTTACAGTCTCCATGTCACATCACAATGTCCTAATTTGGTGTTTCACAGAGGGAGAAGATCATACCCAGGTTGTGCTGAGTGGGTGTATAATTCAGTCTGGATAGTGTTTGTTTAGTTGTGGTGTGAGCTCCTTGCCAAATTTCTGTCCTGCATGGTCTCAACCATCTACTTAACATGTCATCTTTACAGTCAGGCTCATTCTGTGGAAAGTCCAGAATGTAAATAAAGATTAGTTATTATCTTCTTAGTTTGAGGAATGAAAGAAACGTAAATGAATACTAATAAAGCTACATTAACACATGTTTAAAATCCATCTCAAAAAGTTCTACAGCAGCGATCCCCAACCTTTTTTGCACCACGGAGCGGTTTCATGCAAGATAATATCTTCACGGACAGCCGTCGCCGGGGGGGTGTTAAATTACCGGAATATAGATTCggcataaaacaaacacacgtaAAGAgcattataaaacaaacaactcacCATAACACAGCAGTAGGCAGCATCCGCTCTTCAGGAACAGTTAAAGGCTTTTAGCCTTAGCAACACGTTTAGCAACGAAGAACGGCCTTAGCAACATGGTTAGCAACGAAGTACGGTGTTCTCAGTGCAGCTCCAGTTGTTGACGACTTGCTTCTGTCCCTCTTGTTAACGTCTTTTTCTTCAAAGAACTTTTAATGCGGGGTGCTTTGTCTCTACGTGTCGAAGCAGTTTTGAAGGCTCCATTGCCTCATTTGATAACCTGTTGCCACATATTATGTAGAAGGGGCTTCGAGCATGTGAATCACCTGATAAGGCCGTATTTTAAATTGGACTAAACTaaacacagctttgtttttcttgacagtctcagacttttctgttgtttcatcattGGGCCTTTTTCTCCGCTCTCCAcggaattttttttctttatttactcattttagctagctggctagctaGTTTAACTTGTCGGGCGTCACAGCCATGACAGAGACATATATGTGTCAAGCGCTATCAGGAGGCACAGACGGAATTGGTGGGCAGAGTTTCCGGtcattttttcaaaaataaaataccccACAGACTACAATAGTAAATaagatgaaataatataaataatttattcattctgTACGGCCCGGTACCAAATGATCCACGTGGTCCCCAGCCACCGGGCCGCGGACCACTGTTGTACTGGAAACCTGCAGAAAAGTGTCTCTTCAAAGTCATGCAGTCTCCCAAATTTTTTAATGaacatgaatttattttttaatactGAACAGGAGTTCAGTATAACACCTGCAAGATATTTAACATCAAGTATGACAATTTTCAATCATGTTTGTGAAATACTCAAAGGTCCTCCTGAGGTTGCCTATATTTTAATACATATAAAGGTTCTTTGCTTTAAACAATAATTTgtgtctgatttattttttaaaattacatctaCTTCTCTATTGAAAGATGCAAAATCTTTGACTGtgcaaatatttttcacttAAAGTTTGACTGCTAAGAACCAGATGTCTGTTATTTCACACAAGTAGTCCATTCTGAGTGTATTGGATATTTTAAGTTTCCACAtcacatttatatataaatgtagCATAACTGACTTCCAAGCTAACTAACTGTAATGACAAGCTCATTGAATGGTGTGAAGTTTCAGTCTCATCTTTCTGTTGAGATACATTTGAAAGTTTCCCCCATAAGCATCTGAGTAATCTAAATATGAACACGGCCTGAGGATTACTCAGAGCTGCCTCAACAGGAGGGAagaaattaaaagcaaaaacacttcCAGCCCTCCTGAGTCCCTCACACAGTCACTCTAAAGGTCAgcgctgtgtgtttgtgttcgcTGAGCAATATATTGATCCACAGATGGTTAGTTTCCTTGTTAGGCTTATGTGTTTGCCTAGTGAGCAATGACATGCAAAGTGTCAGAACTATCAAAGCACATCAGAGAGCTGAAATGTCATCATATTTATTCCACACTTGATGTCAGTGTTGTCCCATGGGAAATTTATCACTTTTAGACAGAATTTACAATTGATGACAAGAAGGTCTCTTTACAGCGCCTGTAATCATCATATTCAGAGCAGTATAAAAGTGaatcttctttctgttttgtttgaagCTCTGTCTTTGAGCCTTGTgtatgtttacaaaaaaaattagatattgttttacttttttattttgatgtagtGATTTTACTGGGGACTATTACAGTGTGTAGAACATTAAAAAGACTATAAAATGAGATGGCTGCATTAgggacaatgagacacaggcttcaagagaaaaaaagcccATAAGTTGTCTCTGTAAGCAGCTAATTATGACCCACAGGGAACACAGgaattttacatgaaaaaacataGTTTGTCTCTGGTCTGAAACCAATAGTCAGGTTGAAAAGTAATTTATCGCCAGTTTAAGGAAAttcttattttaacccaaattATGATATTTTCCTAAATCTTACCAAGAAGTTTTTGTGCTGAAACCCAACCAAACCATGACTGTTGCATAACATAACCTTAACTACATATTATCATAACCACGACAGCAAAGCTCCAGTATTCCTGCTGCCATATGGCAATGAGGTTTCCCTCATTTACAATGACCCTGTGATGCATGGAAACATGTAGGGTTCAAAGACTCAAGAGTGCAGTACTCAGTGAAAACAACTGCACACCAAGATGACACAGGTTTCTGACttcataaaagaaaacaacattacatCATTTTCTTCTCACCCACTGGACTGCATTGGGCTAAAATGACTTTGGTTTTTGTGCAATTTCATACCCTGTAATATGCAGTTGTATTCCTGTATTCCTGACAACAAAACTTCACAGATCCAGCTCTTTCTCCTTGGGCACCTGAGACTTTAAAGAGGACCTGATGACGTCCTGTGtctttgtgaaaatgtgtgaaaatctcCCACAGGTCTTTCAGATGGACCAAAGGAACAGAGTGCTGTATATAGCACAGACCGTTCCTTTGGGCTGGTGACATGGGCATCAGATTCAGTCTTTTTTTATATACCTCAGCTCTACAAAGTCCCACTTTGATTATGTAACTTATGCACCACGTGGCCAGTAATATGTAGTATGTAGGGCTATTTGCACTAGGCCCCTATAGTACAATTAAAGGTAGATCTTAATGCCATTTTAGACAATACTACACTGACAATACTAACAGTTTGGTGAAGGCCTGTTTATGTGTCAGCATGATAATCTCCTGGCACAAAGtgaagcaaaatgtttttttatagaTTGATGTCGAAGATTGCCTGCCTAACATCAGTTTCCAAACACACCAGAGCATATTAAACATGGTTTTACGTACAGCTATGCGCGGTGCTATTTCTTAGCTGGAAGCGGTTTTTACTTGTTGCCTGCCCAACCTCATTATTAAAACTCCAAGAAGTCGCTGTGCCTGGCCAAGAAATGATCTTGCACAAAACCcccccataaaaccacaatgtgTTGCTTTTTGTACGGATTAAACAAACGAGATGTAATGAACTATTAGTGAGCTTAAGAGGAGCTGGCTGCGAAGCtcactgtttccccctgtttccagtctttatgctatgctaacaggctgctgaCTATAGCTAACATATTATAATGGTATCCTCacctaactctcagcaagagaTTGAATAAGCATGCTCCCCACAGTGTTGAATGGCGGCTTTAATGGCCGCATACTTTTGGCCGTGTACCATTTTGTCAGATAGATGTCGTTCAAATAGAGGGAAAGTGCAAATGTGAAGCTACCATTCCTGAAGTTCAAAGTAGAGCtaatgtgtgtggttttttttttagccaattatttgtcaaaaagaaaagagtcaaATGGAAAGTCCAGCAGAGCACTGGTCCTCAAGATTCATCATCTTCCACCCCCAGTGGGAGGTGTTGAAGAGGTGTAAGGGCTCTGGAGATGAATCACCTGAATTAATCACCTCTTGGGATCATCACTATTCACTGAAAACCTTTTCCTGTGTGCGGCTTGGTAAAGGTAAATGATGTACTTCTATTATTAGATTTAAATTATATTAACCCAGTGCTACAGTATGTTACTCCGAGACTGGGGGAGACTTTACTTATCATTTTACTTCAATTTGCCCACCTTTTGAATTACATCCTCCTTTCAATTCATATGTATAAATCTTTTTGGCTAAACTAACAGCTAAAAAATTAATAGACTGTTTGTTGCATTAAGATCTTGGATTTATGGTGACCATGGCCTTATACTTTTAGATTaatctctcttacacacacagggGTTGGATATTCTCAAAATTGTTTGGATGCAGGAGTACTCAAATAGTGCAGCAAGGGGGAGACAAACTCCTTGTACCTccagtctgtttaatattttgtttaatcaTGTAATTTGGAATATGCTGTGTTCAGTAATTCAAGTCATCACATATGATGTTTTCTatatcatgttttctttcttttatttttttctttgttctatGACTGCTAGAGCAGGATCAGTTTAGGAGCTAAAAGTTTTATCCCATGCAATGCCTTAAAGGTGACAGCAGTTCTACCTGTAGTGTCTGCCTTTAATTTCCAGCCGCTGACACTTCTTATCATGACCTTGAACAGCCTGTACGGCTCCAAAAAGGCAGCACTGATACTGTTTAATGTCACTATTAGAGCGTAGTGTCCTCTGGAGCTCTGAAACACAATGAAATTGTATCTACACCAATGATGGATATAAAATCAATTCTAATGACAACAAAAGGACATAAATGGTACacttaaatgttacattttatggATCAGCAGCATGAGGGAAAAATAGGAATACCAGACTGGAAATCAATACATTCACCaagcagcaacagtaaaataaacacatttacaaatgaTGGTTCTGTTTTATGAGAAGCTGTGTTTACAATCCACTCTGTCTTCTGATAAGCCatgttgtttctgctgcagatCTTTAAACTTTATTAGAGACGATTGACTTTCATCTGGAGGCTCAAATACATAACAtataacaaacacaaatcataCTGAGGTGTAGATTGCCATCTTCTCTGCCACCATCTGGCTAACAAAAAGTTCACAGGTATTGAATAGATAGCAATGTAGCAGGACTCATCTCATGTTAGCTTGTAGAGTGCCTATAAAAGTTTGTCTTATTGTCTTACAACACTGAACCAaagcagattattttttttattttttacacagatcAGCAGGAGAAAACCTGTCAAAGTGAAATCAGGACACTACAAAGTGATCTAAATTATTGGCAAATATAAAATACTTATTGTCAACAGTACTCACTCCCTCCAGGTCAGTATTCAGCAGATACACATTCGGCAGCACTTACAGTCCTGGGTCTTTGTGGACAGGTCTCTATTAGCTTTGCACATGTTCCTGGTTTCCCTTTCAGGCTGCATGGGGTTTGTGAATGAACAACCTTTTCCAGAGATCTGGATTCTGAGTCAGCAGCCACTCAAGGACATTTACGACTTTATGCTTGGGCTCCTTGTTTTGCTGGAAAACAAATCTTCTCTCAAGTTACAGGTCAGTTTTTCCTTCAGAATTTTCCCTGTATTGCATTGTGCATTAATGCACTTGTTTTAATCTCTAGCCTCACAGGCCCTCCAGATTCAGTTGTATTTATAATGTAATCAGTTGAGAGCCTCTGATGTCTCACAGGTGATCTCTGTTGAACTGATTATGTGACTtcttatgttttatattatatataattgtGATAAAGGTTTCATATGTAATCTGTTGGACATTAAAGAATCTTTTTCTGTtggaacagaaaaagaaaatcacgaaaaaacatgaatatttccaaggagggaaaatattttttatagatTCTTTATGGTCTCAGCTTACTTAGCTTGTTGCAAATAAAGTATGCAAGTTGGCTGCAAAGCGAGTTCTGTACCCAGTTATTTTGAACAAGTGGAAATAAGTATGTGAAGTTTGTCAGAAGGTGGAGATTTGGGGAAATGTCCAGTTAGAGCAATAATGCATACATTCATATCAAAttcaaattataaaaataatcttttaatATAAACTACATATTCAGTGCACAAAgaacaaatgtacaaaatataaaCTTGACACATTGATTGAAACATAAGGTaagcatgtaaaaaaaataatcaattaacaTGGTCTTGTAAGTTAATATCATCTTAATTAGTTAAAATGATCAGCATAAATAGGACTGTAAATAAATTATGAGCcttttttctctgcctccaAACTTCCTTGGCAAGCAGGTTGTCGTAATTCATCCCCCCCCCATGGACTTCTACTTGGGCCGTTTGCAACTGTGAATAAAAGAGGGACCATTTAGAAGTATGAAATATGCATGAATCCAGACACGGGAGAAAGTCTACTGTTCTGCCAGCATTCACCCTGGAGAAACCTGAACTTAACAGGGGTTTTAGAAACTGATCAGTTTGTTTATTCAGTTCATACTACATGTCTATATAAATGCTGGGAATATGCTTTCATTAACTGGATCCTTTATTTTTCATCCTCTCACTTTACCCATTTTCCGGCACTTGTTTGATCATTTCCTAATGCTTTCTCCTAGACATGATCATTTTACTTGTTGGTCATATGATAATGACAGCATCTAAGTgcgttttttgtgtgtttgaagtcCATGTAAAGCAGTAATGCTGATGCGTTctcagtcacaccacagaaaaatttGTTATCaaccacccagctaaatttgaatggttaaaaaaaatcgtTAAATAGCTTAcataaaattaggtttcaaagTCATGATAAAATAaggagctctctctgctctgagatgcTGGGAGCGTGTCCACTGCAGGcgctgaaaccacgcccactgcagctcagtgacaGTTAGCATCCTGCTAGCACCCTATTAGCACCACAACTtgtaaaacagataaaagcagcCTTGGAGTTGTATATACCACCAGAGGATACACCGGTGGCTCCAGTGCATCGTCAAGCCAACATTTATgacccgcccataaaatcctgagaatgaaactgatggaaaactgtgaaacagccTAACTCCACAGTGCAGTAacacacagtttacagactttacacatgttttcaggaactattttctgacataaataATGTGTCTAGAGACAAATCCCTGAATTTGctttaaacagactttaaagTCATTTTAGAGTATAGTCAAGAGCGACTGTCCATGCTAGACAGACAGATTAGTATCTCTGGCCTACCTGCAGGAGGCTTGATCGAAATGTTGATGCCTGTGGGCACAGGTGGAAGAGTTGAGTTGGCAGCCTCTTGGCTGCAGAGTTGGCACAGGTCTAGGAAGACAATCACATCGCTCCACATCTATCTCACAGTCGGGCATCCATGAACTGAGAGGAAACTCTAAATAGGAGGTAATAATAGGAGTGCATTTAAGTCACAAAGACAATATAAGAACAAGAAATTCTGTGCCATGAATACCTGTTTTTGCGGGTACAATCTACCATAAGAAGTGAGTAAGTTCTAGAGTCAGGCTGAACCATAgatcacttaaaaaaaacttagaggtcattaaaaaccagagtttgtttctgttatctagtgaggaaactttgaaaatatcaagaattataatcagagtttgttacagtgacagcactgcCAGTTTGACTTCTTGGAAACTTCCTGGGCGTTATTAGTATAGTTAGTGTACATGAAAACTGAAACCATGATGTTTTatgcacacagccacacacacatgaaaacacacacacacacacacacacacacacacacacacacacacacacacacacctggtatACTGGAAGGGTAAGGTATACATCTGTCACTGGAACAATCCCAAATCAACCCACTGGCACACAGTCTCCTGGAGTCCTCTGCCTCTGACAGCTGGCccatcagagagcagctgccGGTGAATCAGATGAATTagaaaaacatcacaacaaattcagctgaaaaataagGCTGGCTGAGGTTTGGGACTCACCCACTGCTCCTGTGAGGTTGAGCATTACGTCGTATTATGGCGGGCTCCATGCACCTACACTCTGTATGATTAGCTATTTTTATTAGCACGGGTTCTGGTACAAACTTGAATGGAATGACACTAAggacctgaaacacacaaaatcatGAGTGGTTATACTCAGGACCTTAGAGGAAGcttgaataaaataatttaaaagtaTATCCATTTATCATCTGAGATTCAGTGACTCACAGTTTTATTCACATATACAGTagttgtgtttctgcaggtgaCACCCTCTTGATTGCAGCAACCACTGCATCTgtcagtgaaaaaataaattcacatcTGGGCAAAGTGATGTGCAACTTAAACACAGAACAGTTCCACTCATATAGGACACATACAGTAAGCTAATGTACCTGACTATCAGGaggttcaattcaattcaattcaattttatttatatagcaccatatcacaacaaaagtaatctcaaggcacttttcatataaagcaggtctagaccatactctttaaaataggtacagagagagacccaataaatcccaccatgagcagtactaggcgacagtggcaaggaaaaacttcctttcaaaaggcagaaaccttgagcagaactggactcagggtgggcagccatctgcctcaaccggttgggttaagaaggcggggggggggggcatagCATAGCAAGGGTTCCATATAAGATAGGTGATGCTCTCCGTGTTATAGATGAtttttttgattattattttgaatATGTTTCCATATTAATGGGCCTCTGCAGGCTTACAGAGGTCAAATATGgacattattttaacatttgctGTAGTATTGAGTTTGGTGAACAATGTTAAAGTTGTGGATCTGATGTAAACAAACCTGTGGATGGACACACAAGGAGGCTTGAAGAACATGGAGGGGTCAGTGCCTAACTCCTTGGCCACGTCGACGCATGTTTCCCTTGGCATGCACTGAGTCCGCTGCCACTCTTCATCTATGGCtaaacacaagacacacaaTGTTCATAACCACATcagcacacataaacagactCCAGTATAAAGTGTTGCATGATTTATCCAACCTTTAAGAATCTCCAGGCTGTAAGATTCTGCAGCGTAACGTGTAGAGCGGTGCGACCCCACTgagggtggagaggagagggtctCTGTCTGGGTCTCTGGCTGCTGCAGTCTCAGGCGACACTTCCACAACTTCCAGTCAGGAAAGTCTGTGAGTCTCAGCAACTCATCCAGGCTGGAGGCTGACCGTACTTTCCTTTCCCACTGCTTCATTACCTGCAGGGATCACAGTCAGTCATCTTTTAATGTCTCATattcacataaatacataaaagacTGCATCTGTCTTTTTGGGATGCACATTTTGTGTCCTTCCAAAATTACACAATCACTAATGAGGCAttgaaaaacatgcacactTCTGACAGAGGACAACGATCATGCAGCAAAAGACCAAAGAATCCTCTATATTGATTTAAACCTAATGGCAATGTCAGTCCGCTTGTCTGTTCACCGCTTTAGTTCAGGCTAAGATGTCttaacaactactggatggcttgccatgaaatttggtacagacattcatggtccccagaggatgtctctcactgactttggtgattctgactcttcctctagcaccaccatgaggttgtcAGTCGTGGTGTAATCCAGAGGGAAATATCTTGTCAGATATTAAATTGATTACTGTACTATTTGCTGCAGATATTCAGTTTCCCTGAGGGATGTTTTAGTCTAGTTAAATATAATATTCATGCAAAAACAAGcaagtaaaatgtaataaaaatagaACTGggtaacattaaaaacatttacagctaCATTATGTGCATCATTTTCTGCTATCATGTGCACCACACTGGGGATGAATTGATATGATATTTGCTGTAGTGTAGAGAGTGACTTGGAGCACTCGGGCTGATGTCACACCTATTAGTTAAGGTGTGTGTGATTATCAACAGCTGAAACAGCGACTTTGGGTGTGAGCATGCACTTTGAGAAGAGGCAGCAGTGCCATCCACCTAGGGGCAAATGTACAGTAtggacacatgcacatactgtacatagtagaggagaggagttgtGATTCAGGGGTGGGAAAGAATTATAAAACCACCTGTCATGCTACCACAGAAGAGCAAAGTTCCCACGATCACATGCTGTGTCCAGTGCTCAATACTTAAGTGTATCTTTTTATAACATGAAATATAATCTCTTGCAGTAAATCCAAAATACTGTCCCATGTGAAAGATTtctacagttttatttttcttttaacttgcTGAAATTTTAAATGGACTGTAGAGGTGACAAGGGTGAGATTAGATCAGGACGAGAGGGGAGAGTTAAAATTTAAGAGTTCCCAGACTTGTTTTGAGGCGGGAAAGCCAAAGCATGATGGTAGGTCTGCTGGCAGGGTGGAGGCACATCAGAGAGGACAGTCAAGGAGTAATGCACTTGTCTGTGTAGTGTTTGCTTTATTTACTCTAGACAACTGTTATAATCTGAgctttctgatgtgttcagtgtgttgCATAACAGAGGGTGGGGCAGGTTGGCTGGCTGACTGCTTCCACTTAAATCACAGAAACGATAACAGAAAACAGGGAGGTTTCCCCTCCACAATTTCTACCAGGGGATAGATCCACTaatcagaaacagagagggagaatgcCTGAGAGTTGGATGACAGGAATTGAAAAGTAGGTAAAGATGGAGAgactttaaaaggaaaaatccacTTAATAGGAGCAAAGTGGTTCAATAGTCCCTCTGACGCAGGTACAATGTAGCCACATGCAAGAGTACACATGATTGCAATGATGTCCGTTTTGATCTTTGTGGACAGAACACAGTGAGCACATCTACTGCACTTGCAGCAACTGTTCAAAAATCAAGCCCTGAATGCATCAAGAATATACAGTTAGAGCTTTCTAGACAATGTTAGATGATAAATTCAAGTTATTCTTAGCCAAGCCAAACAGAATCTGCTATTATATATCATATGAAAAAGCGGTGGCTTGCAAAAGGCTTCTTACATATTACATACTTGAAGACATAAAGCTTTGTACCATACTTGcccttcttcctccctccgTGTGCATGCTGTGGCCCACATTTATCCAGCTCATCTCCACCACCAGTGTCACCAAGAAAGAGAGTCTGCACAGGGTCtgtttcatcttcatcatcatccctTGGTTTCGCTCGCTTTCTCTGAGAATCACTCAGCAGTATGAACTTGTCTCCTTTTACTGCTGGCAGGAAGCACTCAGAACCGACTgcctctctgactctgtttccCAGACCAGCTGAGTTcctcagaccacacacacacacacacactctgtcttcCCAGCGCAGGTATGTGCAACACAAACTCTTGATCTTCCAGCTGCACAgtagagagagtgtgtgtgtgtgtgtgtgtgtgagccagaCCTAACCTGTCACAGCACACCAGCCAAATGGAGAAGACTAAAGAGGCTTTAAAATGTGTAACTCTTACTGCTGAAGCTTTGATGCAGAACCTGAGGTGTCCAGTTAAATAACAACACTACTAGAAGTTGAAAATTACCTCAGAAAAGTCAAGATATCCTTAAAATCTCCTTAAAGACACTCTCTGTTTTGTCCAGTTGGTTTGAAGGCCTTTGAAGTATTACAGGGCTTCAATATAGATGATCTGAAAAAATTCCTCTCTGTTCAAACTCTTTTCTTCCCACCTCCTGAAAAGGCTGCTTGCGTCTGGTTTCCCTTAA
Coding sequences within:
- the vegfd gene encoding vascular endothelial growth factor D isoform X2; its protein translation is MMMKMKQTLCRLSFLVTLVVEMSWINVGHSMHTEGGRRVMKQWERKVRSASSLDELLRLTDFPDWKLWKCRLRLQQPETQTETLSSPPSVGSHRSTRYAAESYSLEILKAIDEEWQRTQCMPRETCVDVAKELGTDPSMFFKPPCVSIHRCSGCCNQEGVTCRNTTTVYVNKTVLSVIPFKFVPEPVLIKIANHTECRCMEPAIIRRNAQPHRSSGCSLMGQLSEAEDSRRLCASGLIWDCSSDRCIPYPSSIPEFPLSSWMPDCEIDVERCDCLPRPVPTLQPRGCQLNSSTCAHRHQHFDQASCSCKRPK
- the vegfd gene encoding vascular endothelial growth factor D isoform X1, which produces MMMKMKQTLCRLSFLVTLVVEMSWINVGHSMHTEGGRRASMVMKQWERKVRSASSLDELLRLTDFPDWKLWKCRLRLQQPETQTETLSSPPSVGSHRSTRYAAESYSLEILKAIDEEWQRTQCMPRETCVDVAKELGTDPSMFFKPPCVSIHRCSGCCNQEGVTCRNTTTVYVNKTVLSVIPFKFVPEPVLIKIANHTECRCMEPAIIRRNAQPHRSSGCSLMGQLSEAEDSRRLCASGLIWDCSSDRCIPYPSSIPEFPLSSWMPDCEIDVERCDCLPRPVPTLQPRGCQLNSSTCAHRHQHFDQASCSCKRPK
- the vegfd gene encoding vascular endothelial growth factor D isoform X3, with amino-acid sequence MDIKKEDRNTQANKKAHFEASGPAAERYKVMKQWERKVRSASSLDELLRLTDFPDWKLWKCRLRLQQPETQTETLSSPPSVGSHRSTRYAAESYSLEILKAIDEEWQRTQCMPRETCVDVAKELGTDPSMFFKPPCVSIHRCSGCCNQEGVTCRNTTTVYVNKTVLSVIPFKFVPEPVLIKIANHTECRCMEPAIIRRNAQPHRSSGCSLMGQLSEAEDSRRLCASGLIWDCSSDRCIPYPSSIPEFPLSSWMPDCEIDVERCDCLPRPVPTLQPRGCQLNSSTCAHRHQHFDQASCSCKRPK